The Streptomyces sp. NBC_01276 genome contains the following window.
GCTCGTATTGCTCACGCGTCGACGTCTTGTTGGCACAAGGAGGCGGCACCTAGGTTCCCTGCATGCTGACCTTCCTCGGCTTCGCCATGATCGCGACCTTCCTGGTCCTGATCATGCTGAAGAAAATGTCGCCCATCGCGGCGCTCGTCCTCATCCCCGCGCTCTTCTGCGTGTTCGCCGGAAAGGGCGCGCACCTGGGGGACTACGTCATCGACGGCGTCGGGAAGCTCGCCCCGACCGCCGCCATGCTGATGTTCGCCATCGTCTACTTCGGCGTGATGATCGACGTCGGCCTCTTCGACCCGATCGTCCGGGGCATCCTGCGCTTCTGCAAGGCCGATCCGATGCGGGTCGTGGTCGGCACGGCCGTGCTGGCGGCGATCGTCTCCCTCGACGGGGACGGTTCGACCACCTTCATGATCACCGTTTCGGCCATGTACCCGCTCTACAAGCGGCTGGGTCTGAGCCTGGTGGTCATGACGGGCGTCGCCGCGACCGCGAACGGCGTGATGAACACCCTCCCCTGGGGCGGACCCACCGCCCGCGCCGCCACCGCCCTCAAGCTGGACGCGGCCGACATCTTCGTCCCGATGATCCCCGCCCTCGCGGTCGGGCTCCTGTGCGTCTTCGTCCTGGCCTACGTCCTGGGCCTGCGCGAGCGCCGCCGCGTCGGCTCCCTGGTGATGCCCGGGGAGGCGGGGGCCGAGGCCGAGGAGGAGTTCCTGGTCGCGGTCGGTCCGGGCGGCAGGACGGACACGGGCGCGCAGCCGGACGCGAAGGCGCCCGGGGGCGGTGGCTCCGGTTCCGCCACGGATCCCGCCCCCGGTTCCTCCTCCGGCCCGGGTTCCGCCGCGGGTGCGGGCGCCGCCTCCGCCGCCGCGCCCGGGGACGACGGCTTCCAGGGGCTCGACCCCGACCGTCCGACGCTGCGCCCCCGCCTCTACTGGTTCAACGCGGGCCTCACCGTCGCCCTGCTCGCCGCGATGATCATGGAGCTGCTGCCGATCCCGGTGCTGTTCCTGCTCGGCGCCGCCCTCGCGCTCACCGTGAACTTCCCCCACATGCCTGACCAGAAGGCCCGCATCGCCGCCCACGCCGACAACGTCCTCAACGTCGCCGGCATGGTCTTCGCCGCGGCCGTCTTCACGGGCGTCCTCAGCGGAACGGGCATGGTCAAGCACATGGCCGACTGGCTCGTCGGCGCCGTCCCCGAGGGCATGGGCCCGCACATGGCCCTGGTCACCGGGCTGCTCAGCCTGCCGCTGACCTACTTCATGTCCAACGACGGCTTCTACTTCGGCGTCCTGCCGGTCCTCGCCGAGGCCGGCGCCGCCCACGGGGTCTCCTCGCTGGAGATCGCCCGCGCCTCCCTGGTGGGCCAGGCCCTGCACATGTCGAGCCCGCTGGTTCCGGCCGTCTACGTCCTCGTCGGCATGGCCAGGGTCGAGTTCGGCGACCACACCCGCTTCACGGTGAAATGGGCGGCCCTCACCTCCCTCGTGGTACTGGCCGCGGGGATGCTTTTCGGCATCATCTGAGCCGGGCGGCCCCTGGTGCCCCGAAAACTACCGGCGCTAGTTTGTAGGGTGTCGACGACGTCAGCTCTACGCGCTCGTGCGTGCTCGGGAGGAATGCCATGAAGGCCCACGACGGGATGTACATCGGCGGGGAGTGGCGGCCCGCCGCCGGAACCGACCGGATCGAGGTCGTCAACCCGGCCGACGAGCAGGTCATCGCCAACGTCCCGGCCGGGGGCGCCGAGGACGTGGACGCGGCCGTACGCGCGGCCCGCGCGGCCCTCCCCGGCTGGGCGGCCACGGCTCCGGCCGAGCGGGCCGCCCTGATCGGTGCACTGCGCGACGTCCTGGCGGCCCGCAAGGGCGAGATCGCCGAGACGATCACCGCCGAACTCGGCGCCACCTCCGGCTTCTCGGAGAACGTCCACGTCGGGGCCCCGATCGCGGTGGCCTCCTCCTACGCCGAGCTGGCGGCCGAGTACGCCTTCGAGGAACGGATCGGGAACTCCACCGTGCTGCTGGAGCCGGTCGGTGTGGTCGGGGCCATCACGCCCTGGAACTATCCCCTGCACCAGGTCGTTGCCAAGGTGTCACCCGCTCTCGCCGCCGGCTGCACCCTCGTCCTCAAGCCGGCCGAGGACACCCCGCTGACCGCGCAGCTCTTCGCCGAAGCCGTGCACGAGGCGGGCATCCCGGCCGGAGTCTTCAACCTGGTGACCGGCACCGGCCCGGTCGCCGGACAGGCGCTGGCCGAGCACGAAGGGGTCGACCTCGTCTCCTTCACCGGCTCGACCGCCGTCGGCAAGAAGATCGGTGCCATCGCCGGCGCCGCCGTCAAGCGCGTCGCCCTCGAACTCGGCGGCAAGTCGGCGAACGTCATCCTGCCCGGCGCCGATCTGCCCAAGGCCGTCGCCGCGGGCGTCGCCGACGTCATGAG
Protein-coding sequences here:
- a CDS encoding CitMHS family transporter gives rise to the protein MLTFLGFAMIATFLVLIMLKKMSPIAALVLIPALFCVFAGKGAHLGDYVIDGVGKLAPTAAMLMFAIVYFGVMIDVGLFDPIVRGILRFCKADPMRVVVGTAVLAAIVSLDGDGSTTFMITVSAMYPLYKRLGLSLVVMTGVAATANGVMNTLPWGGPTARAATALKLDAADIFVPMIPALAVGLLCVFVLAYVLGLRERRRVGSLVMPGEAGAEAEEEFLVAVGPGGRTDTGAQPDAKAPGGGGSGSATDPAPGSSSGPGSAAGAGAASAAAPGDDGFQGLDPDRPTLRPRLYWFNAGLTVALLAAMIMELLPIPVLFLLGAALALTVNFPHMPDQKARIAAHADNVLNVAGMVFAAAVFTGVLSGTGMVKHMADWLVGAVPEGMGPHMALVTGLLSLPLTYFMSNDGFYFGVLPVLAEAGAAHGVSSLEIARASLVGQALHMSSPLVPAVYVLVGMARVEFGDHTRFTVKWAALTSLVVLAAGMLFGII
- a CDS encoding aldehyde dehydrogenase family protein, which encodes MKAHDGMYIGGEWRPAAGTDRIEVVNPADEQVIANVPAGGAEDVDAAVRAARAALPGWAATAPAERAALIGALRDVLAARKGEIAETITAELGATSGFSENVHVGAPIAVASSYAELAAEYAFEERIGNSTVLLEPVGVVGAITPWNYPLHQVVAKVSPALAAGCTLVLKPAEDTPLTAQLFAEAVHEAGIPAGVFNLVTGTGPVAGQALAEHEGVDLVSFTGSTAVGKKIGAIAGAAVKRVALELGGKSANVILPGADLPKAVAAGVADVMSNSGQSCNALTRMLVQRDQYEEAVSLAVAAVAKYPTGDPRDPGTRLGPVINAKQRARVRAYIDKGVEEGARLVAGGSEAPHEHGYFVTPTVFADVTPEMTIAQEEIFGPVLAILPYEDEEDALRIANGTVYGLGGAVWAADAETAVAFARRMDTGQVDINGGRFNVRAPFGGYKQSGVGRELGPHGLGEYLQTKSLQF